One genomic window of Solanum dulcamara chromosome 12, daSolDulc1.2, whole genome shotgun sequence includes the following:
- the LOC129875619 gene encoding beta-galactosidase 13-like, giving the protein MAISNRLLSLAFLSLMVSCAFGEKTKGVSYDGRSMIVNGERELLFSGSIHYPRMPPQMWPDIIRKAKKGGLNLIQTYVFWNIHEPVQGQFNFEGNYDVVKFIKEIARQGLYVTLRIGPYIEAEWNQGGFPYWLREVPNITFRSYNKPFIHHMKKYSEMVIELMKKEKLFAPQGGPIIMAQIENEYNNVQLAYRDNGKKYVEWAANMATSLYDGVPWIMCKQKDAPPQIINTCNGRHCADTFKGPNGPNKPSLWTENWTAQYRTFGDPPSQRAAEDIAFSVARFFAKNGTLTNYYMYYGGTNYGRTGSSFVTTRYYDEAPLDEFGLFREPKWSHLRDLHRALRLSRRALLWGTPTVQKINQDLEVTVYEKKGTDCAAFLTNNHTTNPATIKFRGKDYYLPEKSVSILPDCKTVVYNTQTIVSQHNSRSFVASEKAKGLKWEMYQEKIPSINELSLKNREPLELYTLTKDTSDYAWYSTSLTFDRHDLPMRPDILPVLQIASMGHALSAYVNGEYVGFGHGNNIEKSFVFQKPVVLKPGTNTISILAETVGFPNSGAYMEKRFAGPRAITIQGLMAGTLDITQNNWGHQVGVSGEIEQLFTEEGAKKVKWTPVTGTVNGAVTWYKTYFDAPEGNNPLAVKMDKMQKGMIWVNGNSLGRYWSSFLSPLGQPTQFEYHIPRAFLKPTNNLLVVFEETGGNPQEIEIQTVNRDTICSIITEYHPPNVKSWERSGTDFVAVVEDLKSGAHLTCPDKKIIKKVEFASYGNPDGACGNLVVGNCNSAKSLQVAEQNCLGKNSCTIPIEREVYDEPSKDPCPNIFKTLAVQMKCGNKN; this is encoded by the exons ATGGCTATATCAAATCGGTTACTGTCGTTAGCTTTCCTCTCGTTGATGGTTTCTTGTGCATTCGGAGAAAAGACTAAAGGAGTTTCCTATGATGGGCGTTCAATGATCGTCAATGGGGAAAGAGAATTGCTCTTTTCTGGTTCCATTCATTATCCCCGTATGCCTCCTCAG ATGTGGccagacatcataaggaaagcTAAAAAAGGAGGCTTAAATCTTATCCAGACTTATGTCTTCTGGAATATCCACGAGCCCGTTCAAGGCCAG TTCAACTTTGAGGGAAACTACGACGTTGTCAAGTTCATCAAGGAAATTGCTAGACAAGGCTTGTATGTCACCCTCAGAATTGGACCATATATTGAGGCTGAATGGAATCAAGg AGGATTCCCATACTGGCTAAGGGAGGTTCCAAACATCACCTTCCGTTCTTACAACAAACCATTCATT caccacatgAAAAAGTACTCAGAAATGGTCATTGAGTTGATGAAAAAGGAGAAGTTGTTTGCGCCACAAGGAGGCCCCATCATCATGGCTCAAATCGAAAATGAGTACAACAATGTTCAACTAGCTTACAGAGACAATGGTAAGAAATACGTCGAGTGGGCTGCCAATATGGCTACTTCGCTATACGATGGAGTCCCTTGGATCATGTGTAAGCAAAAGGATGCCCCTCCACAAATC ATCAACACATGCAATGGAAGGCATTGTGCAGATACTTTCAAAGGCCCCAATGGTCCTAACAAACCTTCTCTATGGACTGAAAATTGGACCGCCCAGTACAGGACATTCGGAGACCCACCATCACAGAGAGCAGCAGAGGATATTGCATTCTCTGTAGCCCGTTTCTTCGCAAAGAATGGAACTCTTACAAACTATTACATG TACTATGGTGGAACCAACTATGGAAGAACAGGCTCATCTTTCGTGACAACTCGTTACTATGATGAAGCTCCCCTTGATGAATTCG GTTTGTTTAGGGAACCAAAATGGAGTCATTTGAGGGACTTACACAGGGCTTTGAGGCTATCCAGAAGGGCTCTCCTTTGGGGAACTCCCACTGTACAAAAAATCAACCAAGACCTTGAG GTTACAGTTTATGAGAAGAAAGGAACTGATTGTGCTGCCTTTTTAACCAACAACCACACAACTAATCCCGCGACCATCAAATTCAGGGGTAAAGACTATTACCTTCCAGAGAAATCCGTTAGCATTCTCCCCGATTGCAAGACAGTTGTCTACAATACTCAAACG ATTgtctcccaacacaattcaaGGAGCTTTGTGGCATCAGAGAAGGCAAAGGGTCTTAAATGGGAAATGTACCAAGAAAAAATCCCATCCATCAATGAATTGTCACTTAAAAACAGGGAACCTTTGGAACTTTATACTTTGACAAAGGATACCTCAGATTATGCTTGGTACAGTACAAG TCTCACCTTCGATCGCCATGACTTGCCCATGAGACCTGACATCCTCCCCGTACTACAAATCGCAAGTATGGGTCATGCATTGTCTGCCTATGTTAATGGCGAATACGTTG GGTTTGGACATGGTAACAACATCGAGAAGAGCTTCGTCTTCCAGAAGCCTGTCGTGTTGAAACCTGGAACTAACACCATCTCAATTCTAGCTGAGACAGTTGGCTTCCCG AATAGTGGAGCCTACATGGAAAAGAGGTTTGCTGGACCCAGAGCTATAACAATTCAAGGTCTGATGGCTGGAACCCTTGATATAACTCAAAACAATTGGGGACATCAG GTAGGTGTATCTGGAGAAATAGAGCAATTGTTCACTGAAGAGGGTGCAAAGAAAGTAAAATGGACCCCAGTAACTGGAACTGTTAATGGAGCTGTTACTTGGTACAAG ACCTACTTCGATGCCCCTGAAGGCAACAACCCATTGGCCGTGAAAATGGACAAAATGCAAAAGGGTATGATCTGGGTCAATGGTAATAGCCTTGGTCGTTATTGGTCATCTTTCCTCTCCCCTCTTGGACAACCCACTCAGTTCGA GTATCACATTCCAAGAGCTTTCTTGAAACCAACGAACAATCTCCTAGTTGTGTTTGAGGAAACCGGTGGTAACCCACAAGAGATTGAAATCCAAACAGTGAACAGAGACACAATTTGCAGTATCATCACAGAATACCATCCTCCTAATGTGAAATCATGGGAGAGATCTGGCACTGATTTCGTGGCAGTAGTGGAAGATCTCAAGTCAGGAGCACACTTAACTTGCCCAGAcaaaaaaatcatcaagaaaGTCGAGTTTGCTAGTTATGGTAATCCAGATGGTGCCTGTGGAAACTTGGTCGTTGGAAATTGCAATTCTGCCAAGAGTCTACAAGTTGCAGAACAGAATTGCTTAGGGAAAAACTCATGCACAATCCCAATTGAGAGAGAAGTTTACGACGAGCCGAGCAAGGACCCATGCCCTAACATCTTCAAGACTTTGGCTGTTCAAATGAAGTGTGGCAACAAGAATTAA